The proteins below come from a single Cricetulus griseus strain 17A/GY chromosome 6, alternate assembly CriGri-PICRH-1.0, whole genome shotgun sequence genomic window:
- the LOC100771402 gene encoding olfactory receptor 50 — MMKNNQSTTSEFILLGLPIWPEVQGMYSALFLTMYLTTVLGNLLIILLIRLDSHIHTPMYFFLSHLAFTDISFSSVTAPKMLMNMLTHSQSISYAGCISQIYFFLLFGCIDNFLLTSMAYDRYVAICHPLYYTTIMSQSVCVLLVIVSWVFSSTNGLVHTLLFARLSFFRDNTVHHFFCDLSALLKLSSSDTTINELVILTLAVVVITVPFICILVSYGHIGATILRTPSIKGICKALSTCGSHLCVVSLYYGAIIGLYFFPSSSDTNDKDVIVAVMYTVVTPMLNPFIYSLRNRDMKGALRNILLRRMYSQ, encoded by the coding sequence atgatgaagAATAACCAGAGCACCACATCTGAGTTCATCCTCCTGGGGCTCCCCATATGGCCAGAGGTCCAAGGCATGTACTCTGCTCTGTTCCTCACCATGTACCTGACCACAGTGCTGGGGAACCTGCTCATCATCCTGCTCATCAGGCTGGACTCTCACATCcacacccccatgtacttcttcctcagtcacttgGCCTTCACAGACATCTCTTTCTCATCAGTCACTGCTCCAAAGATGCTCATGAACATGCTGACACACAGTCAGTCCATCTCATATGCTGGGTGTATTTCTcagatatattttttcttattgtttgggtGTATTGATaactttcttctgacctccatggcctACGACAGGTATGTGGCCATCTGTCATCCTCTGTACTATACCACCATCATGAGTCAGAGTGTCTGTGTACTGTTAGTGATAGTGTCCTGGGTATTTTCCTCTACCAATGGCCTTGTACACACTCTTCTATTTGCTCGTCTCTCTTTCTTTAGAGACAACACAGTCCACCACTTCTTCTGTGATCTCTCTGCTTTACTTAAACTGTCCAGCTCAGACACCACCATCAATGAGCTGGTCATTCTCACTTTAGCAGTGGTAGTCATTACTGTGCCATTCATATGCATCCTGGTCTCTTATGGCCACATTGGAGCCACCATCCTAAGAACTCCTTCCATTAAGGGAATCTGCAAAGCCTTGTCTACATGTGGCTCTCACCTCTGTGTAGTTTCTTTGTACTATGGAGCCATTATTGGTCTATATTTTTTTCCCTCCTCCAGTGACACTAATGACAAGGATGTCATTGTGGCTGTGATGTACACTGTGGTCACACCTATGCTGAATCCCTTTATCTACAGTCTGAGGAATCGGGACATGAAAGGAGCACTGAGAAATATCCTCCTCAGGAGAATGTATTCACAGTGA